The genomic stretch CAGTACAGCAGTAAAGATAGGCTACTGCACAGGGGTTAGCACCTTTCTCAGTCTCTGTGCATATCTGTGAGTAGCAGCTGGGACGATGACCCTCTCCCTCCAGTTCTGTCCATAAAAGTACTCCAGATCTTTCTCCAGTGACTCCAGCCGGGCCAGTTCCTGAGGGAAGTATATCGGTGCCACGCCTGGGTGAGAGGCGTTTGTGTCCAGCTCCTCTTCCAGGGCTCTGTAGATCTCATACAGGGAACACAGGAGCAGctgcagacagagggggagggaggttaATCTACTGCATAGTTAATGTGTATATAAACATTGACTCGCTGGAGAGTCATGTTAGCTGTACCATTCACAAACACCATTGTCATTCATCCCGATACTTATTCGTTCAAACTTACCTAAGTGTATATAACCACTCATGAATTAAACACTAAGCCAAAGCCTCGGGTGGACTATTGGCAGCTCACTGTACAGATTGTTATCGCTTGTCATCACCAACAACAATATATGCACATCCAAATTCACCACATCCCTGGGGTAaaagcttgaccagcttgaaataccagctaccagctgctgcaaaacatagcttgagctggacaaaccatgtcgagtatagagctggtctaaatTATCATCCAACTTCCATtgatttcaaaacctagcttcagcagttttatTCAGCAGGGATGGTAAATTCAACTATGAGCAACACTGACTAACTCTCGAAGTGGCTCCCAAATGTTAGCAAATATTATTTGTGAAGAACAATCCTCCTGAGACCtggcagaaaatgttttttttattttatttttttattttatttacataattcaAGCGTCTTTCTTGGATTACAGAAAGacgttgcagtgaaaatattttcaaaatttgttatttattgtatGCTAATTGAATGTACCTTATAGTgttaggtttcagcatagtacaTGGTTCTTGAGACTAAGACCAGAAACTCATGTAATGTACATGGGACAAAAATGAACTGCAAGGACTTAGGAGGCTATTACCAAATTGTTTTGGTGATGAAATGATTACCTTATATTGTTGCAGGGATATATTTCCTCTCTGGTAGCTCAACATGAGTTCTGTGTTCTCAGCTCTGACGTGGCTGTCCTTGGTAACAGATTTAATCTGCTCTGACAGGTCACTGGGAAGAGACGGACGCAATGTTAGCACATTATATTAGCATAGTCTGGTTAGTCAGCACAGTGGTGAGCACAGCAGTTCAACAACAGAGTTAGCATTGATGAAAAAGAGAAGGaagtaaaggggggggggatctgagAGCAACACATAAGAGCCAGTTTACAGTCCCACGGGCACTGAAGAGGAACAGGTTGTTGCATTGGAGTAAGAGAGTGGACTGGAGTCCCTTACCTGTCTTTGCTCTGGACcttttctgcctgtgtgtgcttctctgtctccacctctgTAATCAAGGAGAAGGACAGCATATTGATAAGAGTATAGATTGCATGCAGTGCAAACAGTATAGTGGATGcacatgcattacatttactTCTGGGAactattttattgtgttttgtgtttcataaaTCAGTCAAAGCCATGCTAGCCAGTGTTTTGCACATGATTGAATGTTGATCTTATTACCGTTAGCTTGGCGGATTTTGATGTCTGACACCTGTCTGTGGCGAACGTCAGTCTCCTTCTCAGTGACACCGTTGCGTAACAACATTCTCTGCAGGTCGTCGAAAACCTGCATTGGAAAACACAAAGCCTTAGTCTTTCCCATTAGGCTCAATCCTACAGAGGATAGAGGACAGAGGATAAACAGGATGCATAAGCTTGATCACATTACTATGAAGCAAGCCCTCAAAATGCAGAACACACAGGTTTAGTATGGCAAGCTACTGTATACCGTAAATGCCAATGATGTGGACACACCACAACCCCCACCTAcgcttctctctcttcccttttcTTTCCCATCCAACAACAtctcctttcattttctgtccAGCATTTGACATTTAATCCGTGTTTCAGTACTATTCAGCACAATATTATTCTTACATCAAGCAACCGTCTCCACTCTTCTCCAAACCCATCCAGGACTTAAATATCTGTAGAACCTGCTCTCATTCTGTAGCCCTCTTTCGTTACTCTCCCTCCATTTCAACATGAAGACTCAACCTCACTGTTCTCCGTTCAGTCACTTTGCTCCTCTCCAAAGCCCTCATGCAGTGGGACTCACCTCGATGTTGCACTCGAAGGCGATGACGGCCTCCTTCagcactccctccctctcctcctcattCAGCTCGATGCTGTTCATTCTGCTCCTGTACAGCTGCTTGAAGAGGTTGGGGCTGGTCACTCCGGGGAACGAGAAGAATGACAGACCCTCCCCACTGCGCAGCCCCAGGGACTTCTGGGTAATGCGTCCCAGGATCTGCCCCCCTGACAGGTCACCCAGGTAACGGGTGTAAGCGTGGGCCACCAGGAAATGGGGATTTTCTTTGCCAAcctgagaaacagagaaagggaGGTTTAATTACAATACTGAGTCTTGACAGCCACTGTAGATTGAGTAACAGTACAGCAGTAAAGATAGGCTACTGCACAGGGGTCAGCACCTTTCTCAGTCTCTGTGCATATCTGTGAGTAGCAGCTGGGACGATGACCCTCTCCCTCCAGTTCGGTCCATAAAAGTACTCCAGATCTTTCTCCAGTGACTCCAGCCGGGCCAGTTCCTGAGGGAAGTATATCGGTGCCACGCCTGGGTGAGAGGCGTTTGTGTCCAGCTCCTCTTCCAGGGCTCTGTAGATCTCATACAGGGAACACAGGAGCAGctgcagacagagggggagggaggttaATCTACTGCATAGTTAATGTGCATATAAACATTGACTCGCTGGAGTGTCATGTTAATGACATGAGAGCAAATAATGCTGACCAGATAGATATTAACGGAGTGGAGACACACTTTCACTCCAACAATGCAGTGTAAACTTACAGTAATAATTTGTATTCACCTAGAGATGTCttcattgtaaaaataatttagcaACATAACCTATGAGAAGATAACTGCCCAGCTTAAAAATGAGTTTATGCACGTAGCTGTGAAGTTAAGAGTTCCACGTAGTTGATTACCTGATACTGTTGCAGGGATATCTGTCCTCTCTGGTAACTTAACATGAGTTCTGTGTTCTCAGCTCTCACATGGCTGTCCTTGGTAACAGATTTGATCTGTTCCGACAGGTCACTGGAAAGCAAAAGACATGGTGTGTTAGTACATTCTACTCAGTCAAGGCACAGAGTGACCAACTGTACACTGAGAGTGCAATGAGAGAGGGCTGCATATAGTACTCAGTTCATACTGTCTGGAAAGTTCAACATTAACACTGCAGTgacttagagagagagagacaaagatgCATTACCAGTCTGTGCTGTGCATATCCACAGTCTTGTTCTTCTTATCATTC from Conger conger chromosome 2, fConCon1.1, whole genome shotgun sequence encodes the following:
- the LOC133122140 gene encoding uncharacterized protein LOC133122140, which encodes MENDKKNKTVDMHSTDCDLSEQIKSVTKDSHVRAENTELMLSYQRGQISLQQYQLLLCSLYEIYRALEEELDTNASHPGVAPIYFPQELARLESLEKDLEYFYGPNWRERVIVPAATHRYAQRLRKVGKENPHFLVAHAYTRYLGDLSGGQILGRITQKSLGLRSGEGLSFFSFPGVTSPNLFKQLYRSRMNSIELNEEEREGVLKEAVIAFECNIEVFDDLQRMLLRNGVTEKETDVRHRQVSDIKIRQANEVETEKHTQAEKVQSKDSDLSEQIKSVTKDSHVRAENTELMLSYQRGNISLQQYKLLLCSLYEIYRALEEELDTNASHPGVAPIYFPQELARLESLEKDLEYFYGQNWRERVIVPAATHRYAQRLRKVGKENPHFLVAHAYTRYLGDLSGGQILGRITQKSLGLRSGEGLSFFSFPGVTSPNLFKQLYRSRMNSIELNEEEREGVLKEAVIAFECNIEVFDDIQSILIVTEDANTQHRQATHNGYISHGDAALAKTLPVSLLSASPLLRLLLGVCVALATVGVGMYTF